In Holophagales bacterium, one DNA window encodes the following:
- a CDS encoding coproporphyrinogen III oxidase family protein — protein MALARDEGSFRDAAFDTIYFGGGTPSLVEPDDLGRLIAAARDLLGALPDAWITLEANPEHVTAASCDAWRRLGVQALSLGVQSFDDAELRFLGREHTAEQARESVRLARAAGFPWVSLDLIYGLPDQTRASWQRNLETAVALAPHHLSCYQLTVHDGTPFGFRAGRHELIELAEPRKASLFFLTQTSLPCLGFGAYEVSNFACGLEHRSRHNPKYWNHTPYLGLGLGAHSFAWSERGARRWWNERKIKHWTAKVERGERPLAGEETLDLPALRLEALLLGLRTVDGIDLAHFRSRYRFDLAAANPALLAELERQELLRREGERLRPTLAGLAVADGLAGRFRVAG, from the coding sequence ATGGCGCTGGCGCGCGACGAGGGCTCATTCCGTGACGCCGCGTTCGACACGATCTACTTCGGCGGCGGCACCCCGTCGCTCGTCGAGCCCGACGACCTCGGCCGCCTGATCGCCGCCGCACGCGACCTTCTCGGCGCACTCCCCGACGCCTGGATCACTCTCGAAGCGAACCCCGAGCACGTCACCGCCGCGAGCTGCGACGCCTGGAGACGGCTCGGCGTGCAGGCCCTGTCGCTCGGCGTCCAGTCGTTCGACGACGCCGAGCTCCGCTTCCTCGGTCGCGAGCACACCGCCGAGCAGGCCCGCGAGTCCGTTCGCCTCGCCCGCGCCGCCGGCTTCCCTTGGGTCTCCCTCGACCTGATCTACGGCCTCCCTGACCAGACCAGAGCCTCCTGGCAGCGCAACCTCGAGACCGCCGTCGCCCTAGCGCCGCACCACCTCTCCTGCTACCAGCTCACCGTTCACGACGGCACACCCTTCGGCTTCCGAGCCGGACGCCACGAGCTCATCGAGCTCGCCGAGCCCCGGAAAGCCTCTCTCTTCTTCCTTACCCAGACGTCTTTGCCTTGTCTTGGTTTCGGAGCCTACGAAGTCTCGAATTTCGCCTGCGGCCTCGAGCACCGCTCCCGCCACAACCCGAAATACTGGAATCACACGCCGTACCTCGGGCTCGGCCTCGGCGCCCACTCGTTCGCATGGAGCGAGCGGGGCGCGCGGCGCTGGTGGAACGAGCGGAAGATCAAGCACTGGACGGCGAAGGTCGAACGCGGCGAGCGGCCGCTCGCCGGAGAAGAGACGCTCGATCTGCCGGCGCTGCGGCTGGAAGCGCTGCTCCTCGGCCTGCGCACCGTCGACGGCATCGACCTCGCCCACTTCCGCAGTCGCTACCGCTTCGATCTCGCGGCCGCCAACCCGGCACTCCTCGCCGAGCTCGAGCGGCAGGAGTTGCTGCGCCGCGAAGGCGAGCGGCTCCGTCCGACGCTCGCCGGTCTCGCCGTCGCCGACGGCCTGGCGGGCCGCTTCCGCGTCGCCGGCTGA
- a CDS encoding cation transporter — protein MSHSHDHDHRPDLRLGRRFALGVGLNLAFVAVEVVWGLRAQSLALLADAGHNLGDVLGLLLSWGAWLASRAAPGGRRTYGLRRSSILAALFNALLLLIAVGAIAWEAVARFRQPAPVAGGVVMTVAGIGILINATSALLFARGRERDLNVRSAFLHLAADAAVSLGVVLAGLAIARTGATWIDPAVSLAVAVVILAGTWSLLRESLDLAMDAVPRGIDVEAVRGHLESLPGVDTVHDLHVWGLSTTEAALTAHLVMPDAPCDDDFHRGLARDLHDRFGIEHVTVQIERCGDGCAQEPEGAL, from the coding sequence GTGAGCCACTCCCACGATCACGACCACCGACCGGACCTCCGCCTCGGACGGCGCTTCGCGCTGGGGGTCGGGTTGAACCTCGCCTTCGTCGCCGTCGAGGTGGTCTGGGGTCTGCGCGCGCAGTCGCTCGCCCTGCTCGCCGACGCCGGACACAATCTCGGCGACGTCCTCGGACTGCTGCTGTCGTGGGGTGCGTGGCTGGCCTCGCGCGCCGCGCCGGGCGGCCGACGCACCTACGGCTTGCGCCGCAGCTCGATCCTGGCGGCGCTGTTCAACGCGCTGCTCCTCTTGATCGCGGTCGGCGCCATCGCCTGGGAGGCGGTGGCCCGCTTCCGCCAGCCGGCACCGGTGGCGGGGGGCGTGGTGATGACGGTGGCCGGGATCGGCATTCTGATCAACGCCACCTCGGCGCTGCTCTTTGCCCGCGGCCGGGAGCGCGACCTGAACGTGCGCAGCGCCTTCCTGCACCTGGCCGCCGACGCCGCCGTGTCGCTCGGGGTGGTGCTCGCCGGGCTGGCGATCGCGCGTACCGGAGCGACCTGGATCGACCCGGCGGTGAGCCTGGCGGTGGCGGTGGTGATCCTCGCGGGCACCTGGAGCCTGCTGCGCGAGTCGCTCGATCTCGCGATGGACGCGGTGCCGCGGGGCATCGACGTCGAGGCGGTCCGCGGGCATCTCGAGTCGCTCCCCGGCGTCGACACGGTGCACGACCTGCACGTCTGGGGTCTTTCGACCACCGAGGCCGCGCTCACCGCGCATCTCGTCATGCCCGACGCGCCGTGCGACGACGACTTCCATCGCGGCCTCGCCCGCGACCTTCACGACCGCTTCGGCATCGAGCACGTCACCGTGCAGATCGAGCGCTGTGGCGACGGCTGCGCGCAGGAGCCCGAAGGGGCGCTCTAG